A stretch of the Thiocystis violascens DSM 198 genome encodes the following:
- a CDS encoding GH1 family beta-glucosidase yields the protein MTSEAAFPANFLWGAATSAYQIEGQPLADGAGPSIWHRFAHTPGRVANGDTGDLACDHYRRFEEDVALMADLGLGAYRFSVAWGRVLPEGRGSVNAKGLDFYRRLVDALLERGIAPMITLYHWDLPAALHDRGGWLNPDSPAWFADYAQVLFRALDDRVPLWVTINEPWVVTVPGYLDGELAPGHRDPFEAPRVAHHLLLAHAEAVAAYRSLGGRHRIGLAVNLEPQHPASPTPENQAAARRRDAFINRWFLDPLYLGRYPAELATIFGAAWPEFADADLARIRSTSDSVLGGSLGTGCATDFIGVNYYSRGLVRADPNTQPLGAIRISPENAPRTTMGWEVYPPGLTETLLWIKEHYGNPPTYITENGAAFDDPPPADGLVPDPERVDYLRAHLRAAHAALEQGADLRGYFVWSLFDNFEWAQGYSQRFGLIRVDPPNQARILKASARFYQNVIRANGV from the coding sequence ATGACATCCGAGGCGGCTTTTCCGGCGAACTTTCTCTGGGGCGCTGCCACCTCCGCCTATCAGATCGAAGGCCAACCGCTGGCGGATGGCGCCGGCCCCAGTATCTGGCACCGCTTTGCCCACACCCCTGGGCGCGTGGCCAACGGAGACACCGGCGATCTGGCCTGCGATCATTACCGGCGTTTCGAGGAAGACGTGGCGCTGATGGCGGATCTTGGCTTGGGCGCCTATCGCTTCAGCGTCGCTTGGGGCCGGGTGCTCCCCGAGGGCCGGGGGAGCGTCAACGCCAAGGGGCTCGATTTCTACCGGCGTCTGGTCGATGCCCTGCTGGAGCGCGGCATCGCGCCCATGATCACGCTCTATCACTGGGATCTGCCAGCCGCCCTGCACGATCGCGGGGGCTGGCTCAATCCCGACAGTCCCGCCTGGTTCGCCGACTACGCGCAGGTGCTGTTCCGCGCGCTGGACGATCGGGTGCCGCTATGGGTGACCATCAACGAGCCCTGGGTAGTGACGGTTCCGGGCTATCTGGATGGCGAACTGGCGCCGGGTCATCGCGATCCGTTCGAGGCGCCACGGGTCGCCCATCATCTGCTGCTGGCGCATGCCGAGGCGGTCGCCGCCTATCGGTCGCTGGGCGGCCGCCACCGGATCGGTCTGGCGGTCAATCTGGAGCCCCAACATCCCGCCTCGCCAACGCCCGAGAACCAAGCCGCCGCGCGCCGACGCGACGCCTTCATCAACCGCTGGTTTCTCGATCCGCTCTACCTGGGCCGCTACCCGGCGGAACTCGCGACCATCTTCGGAGCCGCCTGGCCTGAATTCGCCGACGCCGACCTAGCGCGCATCCGCTCCACGTCCGACTCCGTTCTGGGCGGATCGCTCGGAACAGGCTGCGCCACGGACTTCATCGGCGTGAACTATTATTCGCGGGGGCTGGTACGGGCCGATCCCAACACCCAGCCGCTTGGCGCCATCCGAATCAGTCCCGAGAACGCCCCCCGCACCACCATGGGCTGGGAGGTCTATCCGCCGGGACTCACCGAAACCCTGCTATGGATCAAAGAGCACTACGGCAATCCGCCGACCTATATTACGGAGAATGGGGCGGCCTTCGACGACCCGCCGCCAGCGGACGGACTGGTTCCGGATCCCGAGCGGGTGGACTATCTGCGCGCGCACCTTCGCGCCGCGCATGCGGCACTTGAACAGGGAGCGGATCTGCGCGGCTATTTCGTCTGGTCGCTGTTTGACAACTTTGAATGGGCACAAGGCTACTCCCAGCGTTTCGGGCTGATCCGGGTCGATCCTCCGAACCAGGCACGCATCCTCAAGGCGAGCGCTCGTTTTTACCAAAATGTCATTCGCGCCAATGGCGTATGA
- a CDS encoding ABC transporter ATP-binding protein/permease — translation MTPAIWNRFLRMLRDLGRSEVGGRARLLFAALILFLFAINGLNVLNSYVNRDFMTSIENQNMDGFVFYALVYVFVIGVSTVVAVIYRYAEESLGLLWRKWLTRHAIDRYLDDRTYFRLHATGELTNPDQRISEDIRALTATTLSFTLMFLNATFTVVAFSGVLWSISPLLFVVAVAYSILGSLLAIYLGKPLVKLNYDQLDREANFRSRLVHVRENAESVALLRREGRLKARLRDRLDDLTANFQRIILINRNLGFFTTSYNYLIQIIPALIVAPLFIKGHADFGVITQSAVAFTHLLGAFSLIITQFQSISAYTAVVARLNALRDAMSQERPGQSPSLEFSDACGSVAFERLTLYEPRDGRILVKDLSLSIPAGVCLLVRSTSESAEKALFRATADLWYRGEGRILHPGHDEIFFLPERPYLPPGTLREVLLRTGQEKGMPDWKIRVSLKTLNLDHALLKAGGLDVEQNWADLLSLGEQQRLAFARVLLAAPRFVFLDHPSRSLSECAVGELLNLLRHQDITYLTLGDAADDPRFYDRLLEIAEGGTWQLSPPGGSKTLGNGADAPPDIAAPVIPDAPPKPNGDPV, via the coding sequence ATGACTCCCGCGATCTGGAATCGTTTTCTCCGGATGTTGCGGGATCTCGGTCGCTCCGAGGTTGGCGGCAGGGCTCGCCTGCTGTTCGCGGCGTTGATTCTCTTTCTATTTGCGATCAACGGGCTGAACGTCCTGAACAGCTACGTCAATCGAGACTTCATGACCTCGATCGAAAACCAGAACATGGACGGATTCGTGTTTTATGCCCTGGTCTACGTCTTCGTCATCGGGGTGTCCACGGTCGTCGCCGTGATCTATCGTTACGCGGAAGAGAGTCTGGGTCTACTGTGGCGCAAATGGCTGACCCGACACGCCATCGACCGTTATCTGGATGATCGCACCTATTTTCGGCTCCACGCCACCGGCGAGTTGACGAATCCGGATCAGCGCATCTCGGAGGACATCCGGGCACTCACCGCCACCACGCTCTCCTTCACCCTGATGTTTCTGAATGCCACCTTTACCGTGGTGGCCTTTTCCGGGGTGCTGTGGAGTATCAGCCCACTGCTGTTCGTGGTAGCCGTCGCCTATTCCATCCTTGGTTCGCTGCTCGCCATTTATCTGGGCAAGCCCCTGGTCAAGCTCAATTACGACCAACTCGACCGCGAGGCCAATTTCCGTTCGCGCCTGGTGCATGTGCGGGAGAACGCCGAATCCGTCGCGCTGCTGCGCCGGGAGGGGCGGCTCAAGGCCCGTCTGCGCGACCGGCTGGACGACCTGACCGCGAATTTCCAGCGCATCATCCTCATCAACCGCAATCTGGGTTTTTTCACCACCAGTTATAACTATCTGATCCAGATCATCCCCGCCCTGATCGTCGCCCCGCTCTTCATCAAGGGCCACGCGGACTTCGGCGTCATCACCCAATCGGCGGTGGCTTTCACGCACCTGCTCGGCGCCTTTTCGCTGATCATCACCCAGTTTCAGTCGATCTCGGCCTACACGGCGGTGGTGGCGAGGCTCAATGCGCTGCGTGACGCCATGAGTCAGGAGCGGCCCGGCCAGTCTCCGTCACTCGAATTCAGCGATGCCTGCGGCAGCGTCGCCTTCGAGCGACTCACGCTGTACGAGCCCCGCGACGGGCGGATCCTGGTCAAGGATCTGAGTCTGTCGATCCCTGCCGGGGTCTGTCTGCTGGTCCGTTCCACCAGCGAATCGGCGGAAAAGGCGCTCTTCCGGGCGACCGCCGACCTCTGGTACCGGGGGGAGGGGCGCATCCTGCACCCTGGACATGACGAGATCTTCTTCCTGCCCGAGCGGCCCTATCTGCCGCCGGGAACGCTGCGGGAGGTACTGCTGCGCACCGGGCAGGAAAAAGGCATGCCGGATTGGAAGATCCGCGTCAGCCTCAAGACCCTGAATCTGGACCATGCGCTGCTGAAGGCCGGCGGACTCGACGTGGAGCAGAACTGGGCGGATCTCCTGTCGCTGGGCGAGCAGCAGCGTCTGGCGTTCGCGCGGGTGCTGCTCGCCGCGCCGCGCTTCGTCTTCCTGGATCACCCCAGCCGCTCGCTCAGCGAATGTGCGGTCGGCGAGTTGCTCAATCTCCTGCGTCATCAGGATATTACCTATCTGACCCTGGGAGACGCGGCGGACGATCCCCGTTTCTATGATCGGCTCCTGGAGATCGCGGAAGGCGGCACCTGGCAGTTGAGCCCACCCGGCGGGTCGAAGACGCTCGGCAACGGCGCCGATGCGCCGCCCGATATCGCCGCGCCTGTCATTCCAGATGCCCCACCCAAGCCCAATGGAGATCCGGTATGA
- a CDS encoding discoidin domain-containing protein, translating to MQILTLDDFADLSDWSPVASGQARLELLPDVAPSGQAMCLEFDFGAGGGFVVARRGLPLILPESYAFVLEVRASAPANAFEFKLVDPSGANVWRFRDESFAFETDWRTLRIPGSAIDFGWGPAGGGVAREVGAIEIVVAAGPGGAGRLWIADLRLEDRTPAEMPLIHASGAQPDHAAACVLDGCPDTCWRADRLPAWVDLDFREERDYGGLILHWDSIQARCFQVMASDDGASWRALYAAPRAAGAQNPVYLPGGCSRFLRLALDEGEDDRVPGLVSIAVQPESFARSVNDFFHRLAADAPRGRYPRWLSREQSYWTPVDVPDGAVPALFNEEGMIEILRAGFSIEPCLVVDGALVTWADCALRQGLARPPLPIPESIWTWGDASSVSGIDLGLTVTACATGAPGRIWIYLRYRVENRGTRRHAIAIHAVLRPFQVSPSWQGWRDIGGVSPIQEIAERDGAVWVNGRLALVPLTAPTAFGAAAFDEGTIGDALAAGGLPVATAVSDPFGYASGALGFDVALEPGAVGEVYLAAPLEPMQGPLATSDPRDSLPAGVTGPDQFALALEQWSRVVGAVEFKLPALVQEYLDTCKGSLAHILINRDGPAFQPGPRRYTRSWIRDGAGMAAALLRLGRHQEAEAFIRWYAPYQAPDGNVPCCVDKDGADWLPEHDSHGQLIFAVADYYRFTGDRRLVEDLWPAVRKAVGYLEHLRAQRLTDDYRSGDRRACYGLLTESVSHEGYLAHPVHSYWDDFWALRGLKDAVELATLMREGVEADRLARLRDDFRATLHDSILRTMDTRGIDFLPGSVEWADPDPTATANALTLIDETHHLPAVALHRSFDLFMERFRAMHGEHPVPWTNYTPYEIRIVGALVRLGRRDDAHELARFFLAERRPPVWNQWPEIAWHDSRAPGHHGDLPHAWIGSEYCLAFRDMFAYERESDQSLVVGAGIPSAWLDAGEVSVKGLPTWYGKLDLALWRTAEGRIAVRLGGDLRLPPGGIRLAPPVSGPVREARVNGVPSGDFTADEVRIAALPAEVAVS from the coding sequence ATGCAAATCCTGACGCTGGACGATTTCGCCGATCTTTCCGACTGGTCTCCTGTCGCCTCCGGGCAGGCCCGGCTGGAACTTTTGCCTGATGTGGCCCCGAGCGGCCAGGCCATGTGTCTGGAGTTCGATTTCGGGGCCGGAGGCGGCTTCGTGGTCGCGCGCAGAGGCTTGCCGCTGATCCTGCCGGAGAGTTACGCCTTCGTGCTGGAGGTACGCGCCTCGGCGCCGGCGAATGCCTTCGAGTTCAAGCTGGTGGACCCGAGCGGCGCCAATGTCTGGCGGTTTCGCGACGAATCTTTCGCGTTCGAGACGGATTGGCGCACCCTGCGCATCCCTGGCAGCGCCATCGACTTCGGCTGGGGACCGGCCGGAGGCGGCGTGGCCCGCGAGGTGGGCGCGATCGAGATCGTGGTGGCCGCCGGTCCTGGCGGCGCGGGTCGTCTCTGGATCGCCGATCTTCGCCTGGAGGATCGCACCCCGGCGGAAATGCCGCTGATCCATGCCTCGGGCGCCCAGCCCGATCATGCCGCCGCCTGCGTCCTGGACGGCTGCCCCGACACCTGCTGGCGCGCCGACCGGCTGCCCGCCTGGGTGGATCTCGATTTCCGGGAGGAACGGGACTATGGGGGGCTCATTCTGCACTGGGATTCGATCCAGGCGCGATGTTTCCAGGTGATGGCCAGCGATGACGGCGCGTCCTGGCGCGCTCTCTATGCGGCGCCACGGGCGGCGGGCGCGCAAAACCCTGTCTATCTGCCGGGCGGTTGCTCGCGTTTCCTGCGGCTCGCGCTCGATGAAGGCGAGGACGACCGGGTTCCCGGACTGGTCTCCATCGCGGTCCAGCCCGAGTCGTTCGCGCGTTCGGTCAACGACTTCTTCCACCGTCTGGCGGCGGATGCGCCGCGCGGACGCTATCCCCGCTGGCTCTCTCGGGAACAGAGCTACTGGACGCCGGTGGACGTGCCCGACGGCGCGGTGCCCGCGCTCTTCAACGAGGAGGGCATGATCGAGATTCTCCGCGCGGGCTTCTCCATCGAGCCCTGTCTGGTCGTCGACGGCGCGCTGGTGACCTGGGCCGATTGTGCGCTCCGTCAGGGACTGGCCCGACCCCCTCTGCCGATTCCCGAATCCATCTGGACCTGGGGCGATGCCTCGTCCGTGTCCGGGATCGACCTCGGATTGACCGTGACCGCCTGCGCGACGGGCGCGCCGGGTCGGATCTGGATCTATCTGCGTTACCGGGTGGAGAACCGCGGAACCCGACGCCATGCGATCGCCATTCATGCCGTGCTGCGTCCATTCCAGGTCTCGCCGTCCTGGCAGGGCTGGCGCGACATCGGCGGGGTCAGTCCGATCCAGGAGATCGCCGAGCGCGACGGCGCGGTCTGGGTCAACGGCAGACTGGCGTTGGTTCCGCTGACCGCGCCGACCGCCTTCGGCGCGGCGGCTTTCGACGAGGGGACGATCGGCGACGCTCTCGCAGCCGGCGGGCTCCCTGTCGCGACGGCGGTCAGCGACCCCTTCGGCTACGCCTCGGGCGCCCTGGGATTCGACGTGGCGCTGGAGCCCGGCGCGGTCGGCGAGGTCTATCTCGCCGCGCCGCTGGAGCCGATGCAGGGGCCGCTCGCCACATCCGATCCGCGTGACTCGCTGCCGGCTGGCGTGACGGGTCCGGATCAATTCGCGCTGGCGCTGGAGCAGTGGTCGCGTGTGGTGGGCGCGGTCGAATTCAAGCTGCCGGCCCTGGTGCAGGAGTATTTGGACACCTGCAAAGGCTCGCTGGCACACATCCTGATCAACCGTGACGGTCCGGCGTTCCAACCCGGCCCGCGCCGTTACACCCGCTCCTGGATTCGCGATGGGGCAGGGATGGCCGCCGCGCTGCTGCGTTTGGGACGACATCAAGAGGCCGAGGCGTTCATCCGCTGGTACGCCCCCTATCAGGCACCGGACGGAAATGTTCCCTGCTGCGTCGACAAAGACGGCGCCGACTGGCTGCCCGAGCACGACAGCCACGGTCAGCTCATCTTCGCGGTGGCGGATTATTACCGCTTCACCGGGGATCGCCGACTGGTGGAAGACCTCTGGCCCGCGGTCCGCAAGGCCGTCGGGTATCTGGAGCACCTGCGCGCCCAGCGACTCACCGACGACTATCGCTCGGGAGACCGGCGCGCCTGTTATGGACTCTTGACCGAATCGGTAAGCCACGAAGGTTATCTGGCCCATCCGGTGCATTCCTACTGGGACGACTTCTGGGCGCTGCGGGGTCTCAAGGACGCCGTGGAACTGGCGACGCTGATGAGGGAGGGCGTCGAGGCGGATCGGCTCGCCCGACTGCGCGACGACTTCCGCGCCACGCTCCACGACTCCATCCTCCGCACCATGGACACGCGCGGGATCGACTTCCTGCCCGGTTCGGTGGAGTGGGCCGACCCGGACCCCACGGCGACCGCCAATGCCCTGACCCTGATCGACGAGACGCACCACCTGCCCGCCGTCGCCCTGCACCGCAGTTTCGACCTTTTCATGGAACGCTTCCGGGCCATGCACGGCGAGCATCCGGTGCCCTGGACCAATTACACCCCCTACGAGATCCGCATCGTCGGCGCGCTGGTCCGACTGGGCCGCCGGGACGACGCCCATGAACTGGCGCGCTTTTTCCTGGCCGAACGTCGCCCGCCCGTCTGGAATCAATGGCCCGAAATCGCCTGGCACGATTCCCGCGCGCCCGGACATCATGGCGATCTGCCGCACGCCTGGATCGGCTCGGAATACTGCCTGGCCTTTCGGGACATGTTCGCCTACGAGCGCGAATCCGACCAGTCGCTGGTCGTCGGCGCGGGGATTCCGTCCGCGTGGCTGGACGCTGGAGAGGTTTCGGTCAAGGGTCTGCCAACCTGGTACGGCAAGCTCGATCTGGCGCTATGGCGCACGGCCGAGGGGCGGATCGCGGTCCGTCTCGGCGGCGACCTGCGACTCCCGCCGGGCGGCATCCGACTCGCCCCGCCCGTTTCGGGTCCGGTGCGGGAGGCACGGGTGAATGGTGTTCCGAGCGGGGATTTCACGGCGGATGAGGTTCGGATCGCCGCACTGCCCGCCGAGGTGGCGGTGTCCTAG
- a CDS encoding glucose-1-phosphate adenylyltransferase family protein, whose protein sequence is MSADTLILVLAIDRGAGPDPLTIHRTKAAVPFGGKYRVIDFSLANCLHSGLRQVLVLTQYKSHSLHKHLRDGWSIFNPELREFITPVPPQMRESQEWYAGPVDAIRQNRYLIERNRASQVLVLDGGAVYRMDYAELARAHRESDAQITVAVRATADPGSATQARVTINDEERILGLTEPVMVDRRPDERGTEGDEHLETMGVYLFDKPFLLERLARIERGAISDNDLALDLIAPLTQDHRVCAYRFGQTRGRVTPDRYWSDLASIDDYYQANMALLLAQPPLDLYQPDWTINTYQGQYPPARTVPGAVTGNEGVFVNSMLAAGTVISGGGVNHSILFPRVRVNDGAIVEASILFDGVVVGEGAHLRHCIVEKDIEIPAGERIGFDAKRDRERFTVSREGVVIVSKGATVSEGE, encoded by the coding sequence ATGTCCGCCGATACCCTGATCCTCGTGCTTGCCATCGATCGCGGCGCCGGTCCCGATCCGCTGACGATCCACCGCACCAAGGCCGCGGTGCCGTTCGGCGGCAAGTATCGGGTCATCGATTTCAGTCTGGCCAATTGTCTGCATTCGGGACTGCGCCAGGTTCTGGTTCTGACCCAATACAAGAGCCATTCGCTGCATAAGCATCTGCGCGACGGTTGGTCGATCTTCAATCCCGAACTGCGCGAATTCATCACCCCGGTGCCGCCGCAGATGCGCGAGAGCCAGGAATGGTATGCCGGTCCGGTCGATGCGATTCGCCAGAATCGCTATCTGATCGAACGCAATCGGGCCAGTCAGGTGCTGGTGCTCGACGGCGGCGCGGTTTACCGCATGGACTACGCCGAACTGGCGCGGGCGCATCGCGAATCCGATGCTCAGATCACGGTCGCGGTGCGCGCGACTGCGGATCCGGGATCGGCAACCCAGGCGCGGGTCACGATCAATGACGAGGAACGCATTCTGGGATTGACCGAGCCTGTCATGGTTGATCGGCGTCCCGACGAAAGGGGGACGGAGGGCGACGAGCATCTCGAAACCATGGGCGTCTATCTGTTCGACAAGCCATTTCTGCTTGAACGGTTGGCTCGGATCGAACGCGGCGCCATTTCGGACAATGACCTTGCGCTCGACCTGATTGCCCCCTTGACGCAGGATCATCGTGTCTGCGCCTATCGCTTCGGCCAAACGCGCGGGCGCGTGACGCCGGATCGTTATTGGAGCGATCTGGCCTCCATCGATGACTATTATCAGGCCAACATGGCGCTCCTGCTCGCGCAACCGCCGCTCGATCTCTATCAGCCGGACTGGACCATCAATACCTATCAGGGACAATATCCGCCGGCCCGCACCGTTCCCGGCGCGGTGACGGGCAACGAGGGCGTCTTCGTCAATTCCATGCTGGCCGCCGGCACCGTGATCAGCGGAGGCGGGGTCAATCACTCGATCCTCTTTCCGCGGGTGCGCGTGAACGACGGCGCCATCGTGGAGGCGTCGATCCTGTTCGATGGCGTGGTGGTAGGGGAGGGCGCTCATCTGCGCCACTGCATCGTCGAGAAAGACATCGAGATTCCGGCCGGAGAGCGGATCGGTTTCGATGCGAAACGCGACCGCGAGCGTTTCACCGTCTCCCGTGAGGGGGTCGTGATCGTGTCGAAAGGCGCCACGGTGTCGGAAGGCGAATGA
- a CDS encoding endonuclease III domain-containing protein: protein MRRQVNHLEFDEGRLRWVHAALFAAYGHQHWWPAESPFEVMIGAVLTQNTAWSNVERALARLSASSALEPAAILALDPAELAEALRPAGYFNLKARRLSAFCVEYLAAGGLEGWGALDTETLRRALLKVNGIGPETADDMLLYAFERPVFVVDAYTRRIFARLGAIAGDEAYEQIRAGFEQTLGPDVPLFKEYHALIVQHAKQACRARPICPDCPLREACPAALAPSLHAKM from the coding sequence TTGCGCAGACAAGTCAATCATCTGGAATTCGACGAAGGACGGTTGCGGTGGGTCCATGCGGCCTTGTTCGCGGCCTACGGGCATCAGCATTGGTGGCCCGCCGAGAGCCCCTTCGAGGTCATGATTGGCGCCGTGCTGACCCAGAACACGGCCTGGAGCAATGTCGAACGGGCTCTGGCGCGTCTGAGTGCGTCGAGTGCGCTCGAACCCGCGGCGATCCTGGCGCTGGATCCGGCGGAGTTGGCCGAAGCCTTGCGTCCGGCGGGTTACTTTAACCTCAAGGCGCGTCGCCTGAGCGCTTTTTGCGTCGAGTATCTGGCGGCGGGAGGTCTTGAGGGATGGGGCGCGCTCGACACGGAGACCTTGCGACGCGCGCTGCTGAAGGTGAACGGCATCGGCCCTGAGACCGCCGACGACATGCTGCTCTATGCCTTCGAGCGGCCGGTGTTCGTCGTCGATGCCTATACCCGCCGGATTTTCGCGCGGCTCGGCGCGATCGCCGGCGACGAAGCCTACGAGCAGATCCGGGCGGGCTTCGAGCAGACCCTCGGTCCTGACGTGCCGCTGTTCAAGGAATATCACGCGCTGATCGTCCAGCACGCCAAGCAGGCGTGCCGCGCCCGCCCGATCTGTCCGGACTGTCCCTTGCGCGAAGCCTGTCCAGCCGCGCTCGCGCCATCCCTTCACGCCAAAATGTGA
- a CDS encoding gluconate 2-dehydrogenase subunit 3 family protein yields MRRERPTRPEAGMPIPLQLLDWHRALLSRRAFLVRLAGVSAAALFGPTAARAAAADAEQDSEHRWALLDAVQQHLFPSELDSPGAREIQALTYLRFVLADSKVDTEERRFILAGTAWLDDLSQQRANRRFLDLDEAARESLLRQVAASPQGENWLSTLLLYLMEALLTDPAYGGNPDGIGWRWLEHTPGYPRPSVATLYPRLPL; encoded by the coding sequence ATGCGCCGAGAACGACCGACCCGGCCCGAGGCCGGCATGCCAATCCCCCTTCAGTTGCTCGATTGGCATCGCGCGCTCTTGAGCCGCCGCGCCTTTCTGGTCCGGTTGGCGGGCGTCTCGGCCGCCGCGCTCTTCGGCCCCACGGCGGCCCGCGCCGCGGCCGCTGATGCCGAGCAGGACTCCGAGCACCGCTGGGCGCTGCTGGACGCCGTGCAGCAACACCTCTTCCCCTCCGAGCTCGACAGCCCTGGCGCGCGCGAGATCCAGGCGCTGACCTATCTGCGCTTCGTCCTCGCCGATTCCAAGGTGGATACCGAGGAGCGGCGCTTCATTCTCGCCGGTACCGCCTGGCTCGATGACCTCAGCCAGCAGCGCGCCAACCGCCGATTTCTCGATCTGGACGAAGCGGCGCGCGAGTCGTTGCTGCGCCAGGTCGCCGCCAGCCCGCAGGGCGAGAACTGGCTCTCGACCCTGCTGCTCTATCTGATGGAAGCCCTGCTGACGGACCCGGCCTACGGCGGCAATCCCGACGGCATTGGCTGGCGCTGGCTGGAGCATACCCCCGGCTACCCGCGCCCGAGCGTCGCGACCCTCTATCCGCGCCTGCCGCTCTGA
- a CDS encoding vWA domain-containing protein has protein sequence MTCKPVAVRLNLLALLAILTCMPAEAVDVVLTLDRSLSMKANDPNRDSTKGAELFGELLGAEDRLALTTFAQESERLLALTPLSGTGTRERVSSLIKQVRMDGIRTNFEAALRTAYRLYPDQPPDPANERVLVLFSDGQLNLGNEDANQTSRAAVIKEIIPKFQAAGIRILGVAFSPEADLAFLRRLADATGGQAFRADKPADIYDAFVRLFEQTDQPLTAPVIDGEVKVDANVRELKLLVKRDTGDGPMQLTDPSGRTFGVDEQTPGVDWKSTPYFDRISIQQPEAGSWKVTSDNADKKAYIESDLDLHATLPVLASLDETVTVVAKLLYRGVAVDPSLMKNTRFTATSLDASGVIQQQLELQPGASDPTARNYRGTFAFSTPGLFQVRVSAEGVDFQRQKTYFLTILGTEQPESANAQAGAGSPDNATDADSPDSDPSNQRAAFFMLLLGNLGLLALAGVGVGVWWWRRRGRIEPDEVDPDD, from the coding sequence ATGACATGCAAGCCCGTCGCCGTCCGCCTGAACCTGCTCGCGCTTCTCGCCATCCTGACCTGCATGCCAGCCGAGGCGGTCGACGTGGTCTTGACGCTGGACCGGTCGCTTAGCATGAAGGCCAACGATCCGAACCGGGACAGCACCAAGGGGGCGGAACTCTTCGGCGAACTCCTCGGCGCCGAGGATCGTCTGGCGCTGACGACATTCGCGCAAGAGAGCGAACGTCTGCTGGCGCTGACGCCACTGTCCGGCACCGGAACGCGCGAACGGGTTTCCTCCCTGATCAAGCAAGTAAGGATGGATGGCATACGGACCAATTTCGAGGCCGCGCTGCGCACCGCCTATCGGCTCTATCCGGACCAACCCCCGGATCCGGCGAACGAGCGGGTGCTGGTGCTGTTTTCCGATGGACAGCTCAACCTCGGAAACGAGGATGCCAACCAGACCTCGCGCGCCGCCGTCATCAAGGAAATCATCCCAAAATTTCAGGCGGCCGGCATCCGGATCCTGGGGGTCGCCTTTTCTCCCGAGGCCGACCTCGCGTTTCTCCGCCGCCTTGCCGACGCCACGGGCGGCCAGGCATTTCGCGCGGACAAGCCCGCGGATATTTACGACGCCTTCGTCCGGCTGTTCGAGCAGACCGATCAACCCTTGACGGCGCCCGTGATCGACGGCGAGGTCAAGGTCGACGCCAATGTCCGCGAATTGAAATTGCTCGTGAAGCGCGACACGGGCGATGGGCCGATGCAGCTCACCGATCCCAGCGGCCGGACGTTCGGCGTGGACGAACAAACGCCAGGGGTGGATTGGAAAAGCACGCCGTATTTTGACCGCATCTCGATTCAACAGCCAGAGGCTGGATCCTGGAAAGTCACCTCGGATAACGCGGACAAGAAGGCATATATCGAGAGCGATCTCGATTTGCACGCCACGCTTCCGGTGTTGGCGAGCCTGGACGAGACGGTGACCGTCGTCGCCAAATTGCTGTATCGCGGCGTGGCGGTCGATCCAAGCCTCATGAAAAACACGCGCTTCACGGCCACCTCGCTCGACGCGTCCGGGGTCATTCAGCAGCAACTCGAATTGCAGCCAGGCGCGAGCGATCCGACCGCCCGGAATTATCGTGGCACGTTCGCCTTCAGCACGCCGGGCCTGTTCCAGGTGCGCGTCAGCGCCGAGGGGGTGGATTTTCAGCGCCAAAAGACCTACTTCCTGACCATCCTGGGGACCGAACAACCGGAGTCAGCCAATGCCCAAGCAGGAGCCGGCTCGCCGGACAACGCCACGGACGCGGACTCGCCGGATTCCGATCCATCCAACCAGCGCGCCGCATTCTTCATGCTCTTGTTGGGGAATCTCGGCCTTTTAGCCCTCGCCGGCGTTGGTGTCGGCGTCTGGTGGTGGCGCCGACGCGGCCGAATCGAACCGGACGAGGTCGACCCGGATGACTGA